A genomic segment from Candidatus Brocadia sinica JPN1 encodes:
- a CDS encoding Tex family protein has protein sequence MNNEYISQITKELNLTTKQVQGTALLLEEGATVPFIARYRKEATGSLDEIAIMTIRDRLDQLRELDKRREAILKSLEERGQLTDELKGKILIAETMTVLEDIYLPYRPKRRTRAIIAREKGLEPLAQRIFTQDDTDPFAVAEAYVDAEKGVNSGEDALGGARDIIAEWVNEDQNARAKIRELFLTKGVFRTKVITGKEEDGIKYKDYFDWEEPVSTAPSHRILAMRRGEKEGFLGLRVTPPEEDALAILESLFVKGNGAASLQVKMAVHDCYKRLLSISMETEIRLDTKKRADEGAIKVFAENLRQLLLAPPLGQKNVLAIDPGFRTGCKVVCMDRQGKLIHTDTVYPHQSEAGASEAAAKILNLCKRFEVEIIAIGNGTAGRETESFMRKLDLPGKIQIVMVNESGASVYSASDVAREEFPDQDVTVRGAVSIGRRLMDPLAELVKIDPKSIGVGQYQHDVDQGILKRSLDDIVISCVNLVGVEVNTASKQLLMYVSGLGPQLAKNIVEYRNEHGPFRSREELKKVNKLGARAFEQAAGFLRISDGENPLDRSAVHPESYHIVDAMARETNCSVVDLMRDENHRNRIDLSRYVKDSVGLPTLQDIMKELAKPGRDPREKFEPFSFTKGIEKIEDVMPGMKLPGVVTNITAFGAFVDIGVHQDGLVHISQLSDRFIKNPNDVVKVHQKVNVTVLDVDLKRRRISLSLRKQSEAKA, from the coding sequence ATGAATAATGAATACATTTCTCAGATTACCAAAGAACTCAATCTGACAACAAAGCAAGTACAGGGTACCGCCCTACTCCTTGAGGAAGGCGCTACAGTTCCTTTTATTGCACGCTACAGAAAGGAAGCCACTGGTTCTCTGGATGAAATCGCCATTATGACAATTCGTGACCGTCTCGACCAGCTCAGGGAACTGGATAAACGGCGCGAAGCTATTCTTAAGTCTTTAGAGGAGAGGGGGCAACTCACAGACGAACTCAAGGGAAAAATCCTTATAGCAGAGACTATGACGGTACTGGAGGATATATATCTGCCGTATCGTCCCAAACGCCGTACCAGGGCAATTATTGCCAGAGAAAAGGGGTTAGAACCACTGGCTCAGCGCATCTTCACACAGGATGATACCGATCCGTTTGCAGTAGCAGAGGCCTACGTGGATGCGGAGAAGGGGGTTAATTCCGGTGAGGATGCACTTGGAGGGGCGCGGGATATTATTGCCGAATGGGTTAATGAAGATCAAAATGCCCGGGCAAAAATCCGTGAACTTTTTCTGACAAAAGGTGTCTTCAGGACGAAGGTAATTACCGGTAAGGAAGAGGACGGGATTAAGTACAAGGATTATTTCGATTGGGAAGAGCCCGTTTCGACGGCCCCATCCCACAGAATTTTAGCGATGAGGCGCGGGGAAAAGGAGGGATTTTTGGGACTGCGGGTAACTCCTCCTGAAGAAGATGCCCTCGCCATACTTGAATCATTGTTTGTGAAAGGAAACGGGGCTGCTTCCCTGCAAGTCAAGATGGCAGTGCACGATTGCTACAAAAGACTCCTGTCAATATCAATGGAAACAGAGATACGTTTAGATACAAAGAAAAGGGCGGATGAAGGGGCAATTAAAGTCTTCGCTGAAAATCTTCGGCAGCTTTTGCTTGCTCCACCACTGGGACAAAAAAACGTCCTTGCCATCGATCCCGGATTTCGTACGGGATGTAAGGTGGTATGTATGGACAGACAGGGAAAACTGATCCATACGGACACCGTATATCCTCATCAGTCTGAGGCAGGCGCATCTGAAGCTGCTGCAAAGATTCTAAATCTCTGTAAAAGATTCGAGGTAGAGATCATTGCAATAGGAAACGGTACCGCAGGAAGGGAAACCGAGTCGTTTATGAGAAAACTCGACCTCCCGGGAAAGATTCAGATTGTGATGGTGAATGAAAGTGGAGCATCCGTCTATTCCGCTTCAGACGTTGCCCGCGAAGAATTTCCTGACCAGGATGTAACGGTACGGGGGGCAGTATCTATCGGGAGAAGGCTTATGGACCCCCTGGCAGAGCTGGTAAAGATAGATCCTAAATCCATTGGTGTGGGACAATACCAGCACGACGTGGATCAGGGAATACTGAAGCGCAGTCTGGATGACATAGTTATCAGTTGTGTAAATCTTGTTGGAGTCGAGGTCAATACCGCCAGCAAACAACTGCTCATGTATGTCTCCGGCCTGGGACCCCAACTTGCCAAAAACATCGTTGAGTACCGAAACGAACATGGCCCCTTTCGGTCCAGGGAGGAGCTGAAAAAGGTAAATAAATTGGGGGCAAGGGCATTTGAGCAGGCAGCAGGTTTTCTTCGCATCAGTGATGGAGAAAACCCTCTCGACCGGAGCGCTGTCCATCCTGAAAGTTATCATATTGTAGATGCCATGGCAAGAGAGACAAACTGCTCGGTAGTCGATTTGATGAGAGACGAGAATCATCGGAACAGAATAGACCTTTCAAGATATGTAAAAGACTCAGTAGGTTTACCGACATTGCAGGATATCATGAAAGAATTAGCAAAACCCGGTCGTGACCCGCGGGAAAAGTTTGAGCCGTTTAGTTTTACAAAAGGGATCGAAAAGATCGAGGATGTTATGCCCGGTATGAAACTCCCCGGGGTCGTAACTAACATCACTGCATTCGGCGCCTTTGTTGATATTGGGGTTCATCAGGACGGACTGGTACATATAAGCCAACTTTCTGACCGCTTTATAAAAAATCCCAATGATGTGGTTAAGGTTCATCAAAAAGTGAATGTTACCGTACTGGATGTGGATCTCAAGAGGAGAAGAATTTCCCTTTCGTTGAGAAAACAGTCAGAAGCAAAAGCATAA
- a CDS encoding Crp/Fnr family transcriptional regulator — MNEVKKFDLTTRLKNVPLFSPFSDKQLDMLSKVGIIKSLRKDCTIVYQNGPGDSFYIVLSGRVKVTILNENGKEIVLSILQAGDFFGELSLLDNAPRSASVIAVEDTSLFLLTRNRFCQLITDHTDIVKIILREICIRLRNANGKIESFAFLDVYGRTIRVLQQLAHNQGIKTGNSITILNAPSHQELSSMVGTSRETITRIIKILKKNKTLISYKGRKIVLSGIT, encoded by the coding sequence ATGAATGAAGTGAAAAAATTTGATCTGACGACACGGTTAAAAAATGTACCTCTGTTTAGTCCTTTTAGTGATAAACAGTTGGACATGCTTTCTAAAGTTGGGATAATCAAGAGTCTCAGGAAGGATTGTACAATTGTATATCAGAACGGACCCGGAGATTCATTTTACATTGTTTTATCCGGTCGTGTAAAAGTAACCATCTTAAATGAAAACGGTAAAGAAATCGTCCTTTCCATTTTACAAGCAGGCGATTTTTTCGGCGAGTTATCCCTCCTGGACAATGCACCTCGATCAGCAAGCGTAATTGCCGTAGAAGACACCTCGTTGTTTTTACTTACCCGGAACCGATTTTGTCAATTGATAACGGACCACACTGATATAGTAAAAATAATCCTCAGGGAAATTTGCATCCGTTTAAGGAACGCCAACGGAAAAATTGAAAGTTTTGCCTTTTTAGATGTTTATGGAAGAACGATCAGGGTGCTTCAACAACTGGCCCATAATCAGGGAATAAAGACAGGCAATAGCATAACGATTCTAAACGCCCCCAGTCATCAAGAGCTTTCCTCTATGGTTGGCACATCGCGAGAGACGATTACAAGAATTATCAAGATATTAAAGAAAAACAAAACCCTTATTTCTTATAAGGGAAGAAAAATTGTTCTGAGTGGAATTACGTAA
- a CDS encoding Sec-independent protein translocase subunit TatA/TatB, with translation MFSMPGGWEWLIILIVALLIFGKRLPEVMKSLGRGIVEFKKGVKGVEEDVEESSSKPAKKIESEKDATKQESK, from the coding sequence ATGTTTAGTATGCCAGGTGGTTGGGAATGGCTTATCATCCTGATTGTGGCTCTTCTGATCTTTGGTAAAAGACTTCCGGAAGTTATGAAATCCCTGGGGCGGGGCATCGTTGAATTTAAGAAAGGAGTAAAGGGAGTCGAGGAAGATGTAGAGGAATCGAGTAGTAAACCTGCGAAGAAGATAGAGTCTGAAAAGGACGCCACCAAGCAGGAAAGCAAATAA
- a CDS encoding RluA family pseudouridine synthase codes for MEQEISQVKEVTFDIKKVFEDKRIDQYLASRLPDYSRTFIQKLIKEGAVLVNGHTVKSSYDIQKGDCISVHVPVLEESKIVPEEIPLNIVYEDDYLMLINKPYDMVVHPAGGHPSGTLVNALAFYCQNLSQANGPLKAGIVHRLDRDTSGIMLVIKSDAVHSHIAMQFEKRYVKKEYIAVVEGEIMFDSDEIHLPIGRHKTDRQKMAVRRDNGKEAVSIYEVMERFRGYTLVRIMPKTGRTHQIRVHMRSIGHPVVADFMYSNHESCYLSDLLEKERESGEMPIIERQALHAHRIGFFHPIQNKKMEFQVDLPEDISRLVKTLREIRPYRNSNN; via the coding sequence ATGGAGCAGGAAATTTCGCAAGTAAAAGAGGTAACCTTTGATATAAAAAAGGTATTTGAAGACAAAAGGATTGATCAATACCTTGCCTCGCGTCTTCCCGATTATTCCAGGACTTTTATTCAGAAGTTAATAAAAGAAGGGGCTGTACTGGTCAATGGACATACGGTCAAAAGCAGCTATGATATCCAGAAGGGAGACTGTATTTCCGTCCATGTGCCTGTTCTTGAAGAAAGCAAGATCGTCCCTGAGGAGATACCCTTAAATATTGTGTATGAAGATGATTATTTGATGCTCATTAACAAACCGTACGATATGGTTGTGCATCCTGCGGGCGGCCATCCTTCCGGCACCCTTGTTAACGCATTAGCCTTTTACTGTCAGAATCTTTCCCAAGCCAACGGGCCATTAAAAGCGGGCATTGTGCATAGGCTGGATAGAGATACAAGCGGGATTATGCTGGTAATCAAGAGCGATGCCGTCCATTCCCATATTGCCATGCAGTTTGAAAAACGCTATGTAAAAAAGGAATATATTGCCGTGGTCGAAGGCGAGATTATGTTTGATTCCGACGAGATTCATTTACCTATTGGAAGGCATAAAACAGACCGGCAAAAAATGGCCGTAAGACGCGATAACGGCAAAGAGGCTGTGTCTATCTATGAGGTAATGGAACGGTTCCGTGGTTATACCCTGGTAAGAATAATGCCAAAGACGGGACGGACACATCAAATCCGTGTACACATGCGGTCGATTGGGCATCCGGTTGTTGCTGATTTTATGTATAGTAACCATGAATCATGCTATCTTTCCGACCTGCTGGAGAAGGAAAGAGAATCCGGAGAAATGCCAATTATCGAGAGACAGGCGCTCCATGCGCACAGGATAGGGTTTTTCCATCCTATTCAGAATAAGAAAATGGAATTCCAGGTAGACCTCCCTGAAGATATTTCACGTCTTGTAAAAACGCTGAGGGAAATAAGACCTTACAGAAACAGCAATAATTAG
- a CDS encoding tetratricopeptide repeat protein, protein MKEATVNILKTLNKYKVYIGIGVGVAIAAGGGTAFFTTEKARKTEVAWQNLWKINNDLAMTVQQGKDEKDKTAALSTAADAYKYMKDTIPSSSAAPWVVFELGNIYYRLKNYDDAIRMYNDFLEKYSSHSLAPIVKQSLGYAYEEKGLFQEAVKQFEDIVVAGNNFLVAQGSWDAGRCYEKLGQTTDAIRSYTKALELSPNSNWATMAQYRLSVIR, encoded by the coding sequence ATGAAAGAAGCTACTGTAAATATTTTAAAAACGCTGAATAAATATAAGGTCTATATTGGAATAGGTGTTGGTGTTGCAATTGCTGCTGGTGGAGGAACTGCTTTTTTCACCACAGAAAAGGCCAGAAAGACGGAGGTTGCGTGGCAAAATCTGTGGAAAATCAATAACGATCTGGCAATGACGGTACAACAGGGAAAGGATGAAAAGGACAAAACTGCGGCTTTGAGCACTGCAGCTGATGCTTACAAATATATGAAAGATACGATACCTTCTTCCAGCGCTGCTCCATGGGTAGTATTTGAGCTGGGAAATATTTATTATCGCCTGAAGAACTATGATGATGCTATTCGCATGTACAATGATTTTCTGGAGAAGTATAGCAGCCATTCCCTGGCACCCATTGTAAAGCAATCTCTGGGGTATGCCTATGAGGAAAAAGGGCTTTTCCAGGAGGCGGTAAAACAATTTGAGGACATTGTAGTTGCCGGTAATAATTTTCTCGTCGCACAAGGAAGCTGGGACGCTGGTCGTTGTTACGAAAAGTTAGGTCAGACAACCGATGCAATCCGCTCATATACCAAAGCACTTGAACTCTCTCCAAACAGCAATTGGGCTACAATGGCGCAGTATCGTTTATCTGTAATCCGGTAA
- a CDS encoding histidinol phosphate phosphatase domain-containing protein, protein MIDLHTHTLFSDGVLLPAELIRRCEAKGFRGLVITDHVDYSNIDIVIPNVLKACKEIASVSKIKVYGGVELTHLRPEHIKSMVKRAKTLGAFIVLVHGETITEPVLPGTNRAAIEAGADILVHPGLITEDDANLAKSKGVRLEISGRKGHAYANGHVVKMAKKVGAKLVFGSDSHTPDDLLDRNRAECIARGAGLEEKDIQEIFKEAEFLVGL, encoded by the coding sequence ATGATTGACTTGCACACACATACGTTATTTTCTGATGGCGTACTTTTACCAGCTGAGTTAATCCGTCGTTGCGAGGCCAAGGGGTTTCGAGGGCTGGTAATAACGGATCATGTCGACTATTCAAATATTGATATAGTAATTCCGAACGTCCTGAAGGCATGTAAGGAAATAGCATCTGTTTCTAAAATCAAGGTGTATGGCGGGGTTGAATTGACCCATCTTCGTCCGGAGCATATAAAATCCATGGTAAAACGGGCAAAAACATTAGGTGCATTCATTGTGCTGGTGCATGGCGAGACTATTACCGAACCCGTGCTGCCGGGGACAAATCGGGCAGCAATAGAGGCCGGCGCTGATATCCTGGTACATCCCGGTCTTATTACAGAAGACGATGCGAATCTCGCTAAAAGCAAGGGGGTCAGATTGGAAATCTCCGGCAGGAAAGGGCATGCTTATGCAAATGGACACGTAGTTAAAATGGCAAAGAAGGTTGGGGCAAAACTTGTTTTTGGTTCCGATTCACATACGCCTGACGATTTGTTAGACCGGAACCGCGCCGAATGCATTGCACGCGGGGCGGGTTTGGAAGAAAAAGATATTCAGGAAATTTTTAAAGAGGCGGAATTTTTAGTTGGTTTATAA
- a CDS encoding tetratricopeptide repeat protein, translating into MLFLIRYIPLLLLPGIFIAAGCGVQDPDYYNRQGVSLDSQGKVDDAIAEYRKALRIEPYNREAHYNLAVAYHKKGLYTEAIEEYKTVLGLYPNDPETLYNLGAIYARNNMQDAAIFAWEKAVELKPNFTEAHYVLGFTYAQKKQFDEAIKEYKKVIEKKPDDAVTHNNLGVAYTEKGLLDEAIDELRKSVKINPAMAMTHKNLEFAYRKKGMEKEAQNELKLYEELMKRGNQPQ; encoded by the coding sequence ATGCTTTTTCTTATTCGATACATCCCATTATTGCTTCTTCCCGGTATATTTATAGCCGCCGGTTGTGGTGTACAGGACCCTGATTACTACAACCGCCAGGGCGTTTCCTTGGATAGTCAGGGCAAGGTTGATGATGCCATCGCTGAATACAGGAAGGCATTGAGGATAGAGCCCTATAACAGAGAGGCGCATTACAACCTCGCAGTAGCCTACCACAAAAAAGGGTTGTACACAGAAGCTATTGAGGAATACAAAACCGTATTGGGACTCTATCCAAATGACCCTGAGACCCTCTATAATCTTGGTGCGATATATGCACGAAACAACATGCAGGATGCAGCTATTTTTGCCTGGGAAAAGGCGGTGGAATTAAAGCCAAATTTTACAGAAGCACATTACGTTTTAGGATTTACCTATGCTCAGAAAAAGCAATTTGACGAAGCCATTAAAGAGTATAAGAAGGTTATTGAAAAAAAACCAGATGATGCAGTTACCCATAACAACCTGGGAGTTGCTTACACCGAAAAAGGGTTACTGGATGAGGCTATTGATGAGTTAAGGAAATCTGTCAAAATTAATCCGGCAATGGCAATGACCCACAAAAATCTTGAATTTGCCTATAGAAAGAAGGGGATGGAAAAGGAAGCTCAAAACGAACTCAAACTTTATGAGGAATTAATGAAAAGGGGGAATCAGCCGCAATAA
- the yidD gene encoding membrane protein insertion efficiency factor YidD: MKFIVIKLLRIYQGIISPLFHPSCRFEPTCSQYMIDAVEKKGVIWGICLGIWRVLRCHPFGDSGYDPVK, from the coding sequence ATGAAATTTATCGTCATTAAACTCCTCCGGATTTATCAAGGTATCATTTCACCCCTTTTTCATCCTTCCTGCCGGTTTGAACCTACCTGTTCTCAATACATGATCGATGCAGTGGAAAAAAAAGGTGTTATTTGGGGAATTTGCCTGGGCATATGGCGTGTACTGAGATGCCATCCCTTTGGTGATTCCGGGTATGACCCGGTGAAGTAG
- the rnpA gene encoding ribonuclease P protein component has translation MNFRFTKAERLTRKKEFEKVFHEGKVLKNGKTVLYVMPNGLQHSRLGLVVSKKVGNAVRRNRAKRLLREVYRLNKHLLAVHVDIVAIPRHPFSSDLKLSDVDNGFRKLLLQINETFANEIYRH, from the coding sequence ATGAATTTTCGATTTACAAAAGCTGAACGTTTGACCAGAAAGAAGGAATTTGAAAAGGTCTTTCATGAGGGTAAGGTATTGAAAAATGGAAAGACCGTTCTCTATGTCATGCCTAACGGCCTTCAACATTCCCGTTTGGGACTGGTAGTGAGTAAAAAGGTAGGAAATGCCGTTCGGCGCAACCGCGCCAAACGACTGCTGAGAGAGGTTTACAGGTTGAACAAACACTTACTTGCTGTGCATGTCGATATTGTTGCCATTCCAAGACATCCCTTTTCGTCTGATCTGAAACTGTCCGACGTTGATAATGGATTTAGGAAATTATTGCTCCAAATTAACGAAACCTTTGCCAATGAAATTTATCGTCATTAA
- a CDS encoding SDR family oxidoreductase, whose product MKKLLVTGASGFLGWNICQAAKNKWKTFGTVFSHPVGIAGVNIVKINLADFYELKKLFQETNPDAVIHTAANSDPNFCQIHRTESQKINVAASVHIAALCADYNIPCVFTSTDLVFNGLNAPYREEDPVCPVNFYGEQKVLAEKGMLKYHPLVAICRMALMFGISGPGAKSFIQPMTETMREGRELRLFVDEFRTPVSGKTAVSGIFLALEKARGLLHLGGIERISRYDFGKLLMETLNIREARLIPSRQKDVVMPAPRPPDVSLDSSKAFALGFKPFLLSEELNGLRGIV is encoded by the coding sequence ATGAAAAAATTGCTCGTTACGGGTGCCAGTGGTTTCCTGGGCTGGAATATTTGTCAGGCCGCGAAGAATAAATGGAAGACATTCGGGACAGTCTTTTCTCATCCTGTGGGAATTGCAGGTGTAAATATCGTAAAAATTAATTTGGCTGATTTTTATGAATTGAAGAAACTATTTCAGGAAACCAATCCGGATGCAGTAATCCATACCGCCGCAAACTCTGACCCGAATTTTTGTCAAATCCATCGGACTGAATCACAGAAAATCAATGTAGCTGCCTCTGTTCATATTGCCGCACTTTGTGCTGACTATAACATCCCGTGTGTTTTTACCTCAACCGACCTAGTCTTTAATGGTTTAAATGCCCCGTACCGTGAGGAAGATCCCGTTTGTCCCGTCAATTTTTACGGTGAGCAGAAAGTACTGGCTGAGAAGGGTATGCTTAAATACCATCCGCTGGTTGCCATTTGCCGCATGGCATTGATGTTTGGTATTTCCGGACCTGGCGCCAAAAGCTTTATTCAACCAATGACCGAAACAATGAGAGAGGGTAGAGAATTGCGATTATTTGTGGATGAATTCAGGACTCCGGTAAGTGGAAAAACCGCAGTCTCCGGAATTTTTCTTGCCCTTGAAAAGGCACGAGGATTACTCCATTTGGGAGGCATTGAACGCATTTCACGCTACGATTTTGGCAAGTTGCTCATGGAAACCTTAAACATACGAGAAGCCCGGTTAATACCCAGCAGACAGAAGGATGTGGTCATGCCAGCACCGAGACCTCCTGATGTTTCACTCGATAGCTCAAAAGCTTTCGCTTTGGGCTTTAAACCATTCCTTCTGTCAGAAGAACTCAATGGACTGCGTGGCATTGTTTGA
- a CDS encoding caspase family protein, which translates to MGKIIFVHGIGDSKSDYWHEWRERVANAIGTNKFDPNRDYHGVWWEGIMDDYSGGGEPGKRSLKAPSLTDKASKLKDEINTTIHRELLRWCKGKGKTLDRSMERGFIGDYLGDFGYYLLDAALADKVQKQLRDKLIELSQQDTELHIICHSWGTVVTYDVLSRWDKCPKISSLITIGSPLWIPVVRIERRKYPEKTMRWTNVDNEGNGFWEWFNGDPIGGYLNIYDDHDRFKNMNIHSKTGHLAVGYLGDDEMTGILLTSLRVTIPPGVAERALEPRKPKKKALLIAINEYPFPIPPLYGCINDSFLVNRMLQEVHEFPTKDIHMVHNHRATTNKIRNKIEWLLDGAKSGDTLLLHYSGHGTQIPERIGDEVDGLDECIVPYDFDSDAPGLIDNDFRELFGNLPAGVKLTVIFDCCHSGTGTRGESIKVRGFLPPMDILNRVYEFKFEGSPLPVFKLREEFADKKRRLLREMKREKDEYIPIALSACKDSQTAKEYPVGGANYGAFTYFICHEIYKNKGKKLTYGNLTKMCGRSMKLADIQDQTPQLNGPRKIEASMFLL; encoded by the coding sequence ATGGGAAAAATAATTTTTGTCCATGGAATTGGGGATTCAAAGTCTGATTACTGGCATGAATGGCGTGAGAGAGTTGCTAATGCAATCGGGACAAACAAATTTGACCCTAACCGTGACTATCATGGTGTATGGTGGGAAGGCATTATGGATGATTATTCAGGGGGAGGAGAACCCGGAAAAAGATCATTGAAAGCGCCCTCGTTAACAGACAAGGCATCGAAACTCAAGGATGAAATAAATACGACAATTCACCGGGAACTCTTACGATGGTGCAAAGGGAAAGGAAAAACTCTCGATCGAAGTATGGAGCGAGGATTCATTGGCGATTACCTTGGCGATTTTGGATATTATTTACTTGATGCAGCTTTAGCAGATAAAGTCCAAAAACAGCTTCGGGACAAACTTATCGAATTGTCACAACAGGATACTGAACTCCACATTATCTGTCATAGCTGGGGAACAGTAGTAACGTACGATGTCTTAAGCAGGTGGGACAAATGTCCAAAGATTTCGTCACTGATTACCATTGGCAGCCCTCTGTGGATACCCGTTGTCAGAATTGAACGGCGAAAATATCCGGAGAAGACGATGCGGTGGACGAATGTCGATAATGAGGGAAACGGATTCTGGGAATGGTTTAATGGCGATCCTATTGGCGGTTACTTAAATATTTACGATGATCATGACCGCTTTAAAAACATGAATATCCATAGTAAGACTGGTCACCTTGCGGTGGGGTATCTAGGGGATGACGAAATGACCGGGATCCTGCTGACATCCTTGAGGGTAACAATCCCACCAGGGGTTGCAGAGAGGGCGTTAGAGCCGAGAAAACCAAAGAAAAAGGCATTACTGATTGCCATTAACGAATATCCGTTCCCTATTCCACCGCTCTACGGCTGCATAAACGACTCTTTCCTGGTAAACCGTATGCTTCAGGAGGTGCATGAATTCCCAACCAAAGACATCCATATGGTTCATAATCACCGCGCAACCACGAATAAGATCAGGAACAAGATAGAGTGGTTGCTTGATGGGGCAAAAAGTGGAGATACGCTTCTTTTACACTATTCGGGACACGGAACTCAAATACCAGAACGGATAGGTGATGAAGTGGACGGACTTGATGAATGCATAGTCCCCTACGACTTTGATTCTGATGCGCCAGGGTTGATAGACAACGATTTCAGGGAATTGTTTGGAAACCTCCCTGCCGGGGTCAAGCTTACGGTCATCTTCGATTGCTGCCATTCAGGAACAGGCACAAGGGGTGAAAGTATCAAAGTGCGAGGATTTTTGCCGCCCATGGATATTTTGAACAGGGTGTATGAGTTTAAATTTGAAGGGAGTCCTTTGCCTGTGTTTAAATTGCGCGAGGAATTTGCGGACAAGAAACGGCGGTTATTACGGGAGATGAAAAGAGAGAAAGACGAGTATATTCCGATTGCACTTTCAGCATGCAAGGATAGTCAAACTGCCAAAGAGTATCCCGTAGGCGGTGCAAATTATGGCGCATTTACCTATTTCATATGCCATGAAATTTATAAGAATAAGGGCAAGAAATTAACGTACGGGAATCTCACGAAAATGTGTGGTCGGTCCATGAAACTTGCCGATATTCAGGATCAGACGCCTCAACTGAACGGCCCCCGGAAGATAGAGGCATCGATGTTTTTGCTCTGA
- a CDS encoding MgtC/SapB family protein — translation MSYLLSLMETFDNSIGKLLIAAVLGGIIGWERERRGRPAGLRTHILVCVGVTLMMVVSEHIFQRYKTFAADSIIRVDPARIAAQVVTGIGFLGAGTIMRFKTTVRGLTTAASLWVVAGIGLAIGSSCYTPAMLTTLITLFALLLGPLFERGIKRDTYRTLKVCASGSEPNFTPIVEILRRNSMELQHYEFERDLVKNEVQYNINVRFKDETAVSKVCDEVARSIKEIRKLGWE, via the coding sequence ATGTCTTATCTTCTGAGTCTTATGGAAACCTTTGATAACTCTATCGGAAAACTTCTCATAGCAGCCGTTTTAGGCGGGATTATTGGGTGGGAAAGGGAACGGCGAGGACGACCGGCCGGATTGAGGACCCATATTCTGGTATGCGTGGGTGTAACCCTGATGATGGTGGTATCTGAGCATATCTTTCAAAGATATAAAACTTTTGCCGCTGATTCCATCATACGGGTCGATCCTGCAAGGATTGCCGCCCAGGTGGTAACCGGGATCGGTTTCCTGGGTGCGGGCACAATTATGAGATTTAAAACAACGGTGCGGGGGTTGACGACTGCGGCATCTTTATGGGTCGTGGCGGGCATCGGTTTGGCAATAGGAAGCAGCTGTTATACTCCTGCGATGCTTACAACACTCATAACGCTTTTTGCGCTATTGTTAGGACCTCTCTTTGAACGCGGAATTAAACGTGATACCTATAGAACACTCAAGGTGTGCGCCTCAGGTTCCGAACCCAATTTCACACCTATTGTGGAAATATTAAGAAGGAATTCAATGGAATTGCAACATTACGAATTTGAACGCGACCTTGTGAAAAATGAAGTTCAGTATAACATCAATGTGAGATTTAAAGACGAGACTGCGGTCTCAAAAGTTTGCGATGAGGTTGCCAGGTCGATTAAAGAGATTCGTAAACTTGGGTGGGAGTAA